A DNA window from Magnetococcales bacterium contains the following coding sequences:
- a CDS encoding response regulator, with protein MPEHVVRSLTRRYILVLVVLAVLVGGSHLIFSHLASGDMTYAQEINLAGRQRMLLQRLALLVLQMERSPSGEPYRLLRQEFAENLEVMSATHLRLVEGSDGKSQHLSPGLKAIFFGPKRRLHADLTRFFAFGRAYLQEGEGPWTERTNQFLAFAMGELLQGLNDLTLQYQLESEATLNLLRRLQFGALLAILMTLVFAGVGMFRPMVRRLGLQLAELNLALARERAVEGSLRRSNRDLLTLSRVNQAIVEAREERQLLQKVCAILLEGHRHPLVWISLKEGEGENRRLKVSAWAGRENDATIGVELVRLDDERGKGPTGIALRTGKSVVLRDILRDHRFEAWREPVRRLGLHSLIVLPLWGPRGLLGGIILGEADASSVEEEVLALMQQVAGNVAFAIDALRNDVVRSQAEAALVVAKEQAEEANRAKGLFLANMSHEIRTPMNAIIGLSGLCLQTELTTRQRDYLGKIAQAAKALLGIINDILDFSRLEVERVHLERIPFVLQEVLDGVIAVLGLRAAEKGLELLVLVERNVPVRLLGDPLRLEQILTNLLGNAIKFTQEGEVVLRIEAVESRPGEVKLHFTVCDTGIGMTPEQQQRLFEPFQQADDTISRRYGGSGLGLTIAARLVGLMGGTLQVESREGRGSRFFFAVWFEGEGALKPDALFNGLRVAVVDDHAGVRGVVSHYLESWGCRVTECAESVPLSPGAFDLVLLEEGGEGFPSRVRAWAQSTRVLLLVHPGREGVAEELAAADIALAGVVVKPVTPGLLLEGLRRAFGGGEARRGRSSTAGGLSGKRVLVVEDNRINQQVAEELLAQVGIRVELAENGSQALERVRQERFDLVLMDMQMPVMDGLTATRLLREEGYTLPVVAMTANVLPGDRNACFAAGMNDWVTKPMEPERLFAVLAKWMGVELAVSDRASVSEEGLWPLLPGIDAVVGRRHLGGDDRLYREVLLRFARLQGRSGEVLRRLWREGPREDLDRLVHTLKGLGGSLGALLLRERAVALEEKLRDGGEAPESLVESMAHALEEVVAGIETAWPVRNEEETPVEGEVDRERLAPLLKQLEREILWCEVSASETLELIGEVPLDRSGRVHLAALREKLTEYDFTAAQETLERWMGEIG; from the coding sequence ATGCCGGAACACGTGGTTCGCAGTCTCACCCGCCGTTACATTCTTGTTCTGGTGGTGCTGGCCGTGCTGGTGGGGGGATCCCATCTGATCTTCTCCCATCTGGCCAGCGGTGACATGACCTACGCCCAGGAGATCAATCTGGCCGGACGGCAACGCATGCTGCTGCAGCGGCTGGCCCTGCTGGTGCTGCAGATGGAACGCAGCCCCAGCGGCGAACCCTACCGCCTGTTGCGCCAGGAGTTCGCCGAAAACCTGGAGGTGATGAGCGCCACCCATCTGCGGCTGGTCGAAGGCAGCGACGGCAAGAGCCAACACCTCTCCCCCGGTCTCAAAGCCATCTTCTTCGGCCCGAAACGCCGTTTGCACGCGGATCTGACCCGCTTCTTCGCTTTCGGTCGCGCCTATCTGCAGGAGGGCGAAGGGCCTTGGACCGAACGCACCAACCAGTTTCTGGCCTTCGCCATGGGCGAGTTGCTCCAGGGGCTCAACGACCTGACCCTGCAATACCAACTGGAGAGCGAAGCCACCCTGAATCTGCTGCGCCGTCTGCAATTCGGCGCCCTGCTGGCCATTTTGATGACTTTGGTTTTTGCTGGAGTGGGCATGTTTCGGCCCATGGTGCGGCGTCTGGGGCTGCAACTGGCCGAGCTCAACCTGGCGTTGGCCAGGGAGCGGGCCGTGGAGGGCTCTCTGCGGCGCAGCAATCGCGACCTGCTCACCCTGAGCCGGGTCAATCAGGCCATTGTGGAGGCCAGGGAGGAGAGGCAACTCCTGCAGAAGGTGTGCGCCATTCTTCTGGAGGGGCATCGCCATCCCCTGGTGTGGATCAGCCTGAAAGAGGGCGAGGGGGAGAACCGCCGCCTGAAGGTCAGCGCCTGGGCGGGGCGGGAGAACGACGCCACCATCGGAGTGGAGTTGGTGCGCCTTGACGACGAACGGGGCAAAGGCCCCACCGGTATCGCTCTGCGCACCGGCAAAAGCGTGGTGCTGCGTGATATCCTCCGGGATCACCGCTTCGAAGCATGGCGGGAGCCGGTGCGGCGTCTGGGATTGCACAGCCTGATCGTGCTGCCGCTGTGGGGACCGCGTGGCCTGTTGGGCGGCATCATTCTGGGTGAGGCCGACGCCAGTTCCGTGGAGGAAGAGGTGCTGGCGCTGATGCAGCAGGTGGCCGGCAATGTCGCCTTCGCCATCGACGCCCTGCGCAACGACGTGGTGCGTTCCCAGGCGGAAGCGGCGTTGGTGGTGGCCAAGGAGCAGGCGGAAGAGGCCAATCGCGCCAAGGGTCTCTTTCTGGCCAACATGAGCCACGAAATCCGCACCCCCATGAACGCCATCATCGGATTGAGCGGCCTGTGCCTGCAAACCGAACTCACCACGCGGCAACGCGACTATCTGGGCAAAATCGCCCAGGCCGCCAAGGCGCTGCTGGGCATCATCAACGACATCCTCGACTTCTCCCGGCTGGAGGTGGAACGGGTCCACCTGGAGCGCATCCCCTTCGTTCTGCAGGAGGTATTGGACGGCGTCATCGCCGTGCTGGGGCTGCGGGCCGCCGAAAAGGGGCTGGAATTGCTGGTGCTGGTGGAGCGCAACGTGCCGGTGCGCCTGCTGGGCGATCCGCTGCGGCTGGAGCAGATTCTGACCAACCTGCTGGGCAACGCCATCAAGTTCACCCAGGAGGGGGAGGTGGTGTTGCGCATCGAGGCGGTGGAAAGTCGACCCGGCGAGGTCAAGCTGCACTTCACCGTCTGCGATACCGGCATCGGCATGACGCCGGAGCAGCAGCAGCGTCTGTTCGAACCCTTCCAGCAGGCGGACGACACCATCTCGCGGCGCTACGGGGGCTCGGGTCTGGGGCTGACCATCGCCGCCCGGCTGGTGGGTCTGATGGGGGGCACCTTGCAGGTGGAGAGTCGGGAAGGGCGGGGCAGCCGCTTTTTCTTCGCCGTCTGGTTCGAAGGGGAGGGGGCTCTGAAACCGGACGCCCTGTTCAACGGGCTGCGGGTGGCGGTGGTGGACGATCACGCCGGGGTTCGGGGTGTGGTCAGCCACTATCTGGAGAGCTGGGGTTGCCGGGTGACGGAGTGCGCCGAGTCCGTCCCGCTGTCGCCGGGCGCCTTTGACCTGGTGCTGCTGGAGGAGGGTGGGGAGGGTTTTCCGTCCAGGGTGCGGGCCTGGGCCCAAAGCACCCGTGTGCTACTGCTGGTGCATCCGGGTCGGGAGGGGGTGGCCGAGGAGTTGGCGGCGGCGGATATCGCGCTGGCGGGGGTGGTGGTCAAGCCGGTGACGCCCGGTCTGCTGTTGGAAGGCTTGCGCCGCGCCTTCGGCGGGGGAGAGGCGCGTCGGGGCCGATCCTCCACCGCCGGGGGTTTGTCGGGCAAACGGGTGCTGGTGGTGGAGGATAATCGCATCAATCAGCAGGTGGCCGAAGAGCTTCTGGCCCAGGTGGGCATACGGGTGGAGCTGGCGGAAAACGGCAGTCAGGCCTTGGAGCGTGTGCGTCAGGAGCGGTTCGATCTGGTGTTGATGGACATGCAGATGCCGGTGATGGACGGTTTGACGGCCACCCGCTTGTTGCGGGAGGAGGGTTATACTCTGCCGGTCGTGGCCATGACGGCCAACGTGCTGCCCGGTGATCGCAACGCCTGTTTTGCGGCGGGCATGAACGACTGGGTGACCAAACCGATGGAACCCGAACGGCTCTTTGCGGTGTTGGCCAAGTGGATGGGTGTGGAACTGGCGGTTTCGGATCGGGCGTCGGTATCGGAAGAGGGGCTTTGGCCGCTGTTGCCGGGCATCGATGCGGTCGTAGGGCGGCGTCATCTGGGGGGTGACGACCGGCTTTATCGGGAAGTGTTGTTGAGGTTTGCCCGTCTGCAGGGTCGCAGCGGCGAGGTCTTGCGCCGTTTATGGCGGGAGGGACCGCGGGAGGATCTGGACCGGCTGGTTCATACCCTGAAGGGGTTGGGGGGCAGTTTGGGGGCTTTGCTGCTGCGGGAGCGGGCCGTGGCTCTGGAAGAGAAGCTGCGGGATGGCGGCGAGGCGCCGGAATCCCTGGTGGAGTCGATGGCGCATGCTTTGGAGGAGGTGGTGGCGGGTATCGAAACGGCCTGGCCGGTGCGGAACGAGGAGGAGACTCCGGTGGAGGGGGAGGTGGACCGGGAGCGTCTGGCGCCACTGCTGAAGCAGTTGGAGCGGGAGATCCTCTGGTGCGAGGTCTCGGCTTCGGAGACGCTGGAGCTGATTGGGGAAGTGCCGCTGGACCGATCCGGACGGGTCCATTTGGCGGCGCTGCGGGAGAAACTGACGGAATACGACTTCACCGCCGCCCAGGAGACGTTGGAGCGGTGGATGGGGGAGATCGGTTGA
- a CDS encoding tetratricopeptide repeat protein, translating to MTDALTKALCPEDNACDPSASRTEGELVVYFHDATVRKEAGTDQVTARVMMRLGRTGPCSVIFDFEAPLGPIEAEEVTWYLERYHRWPGEAFRYRAKKVEAALPVWGKALYEALFNVPEMVASWQQAEERTLTLRLEDDPSTEGAARLFALPWELLHDDRGFLLEATPPVRLRRQFAGESGTTASATQGPLRVLLLSPRPEEPDIGYINHRVTAKPLAKTLKALGDRAEFTLLPEPTLTELVVALKRAKKSGRPFHVVHFDGHGTYLAEKGQGALCFEAERQQKKLVNRQARIVSTAKLHNVLKKLGVPFVFLEACKSGQAGLDATASVAGAFLHLGAGAVAAMSHSVLVVTAEKLVTEFYARLARGATLSEAMVAGQRHLFDDRVRGYYLGAGRLELQDWFVPQLYQQAGGDCALVAAGHVAKEVKPTADDPLPTVHAHEFVGRSRKLLTLERLFLVEGYAVLLGEGGEGKTALAVEAAHWLRLIGRVERVAFVSLEDHKHLDAVLDQLGKLLAGETCPPAALDREQAIRAIEGVLKRQSTLLVLDNMETVLPPRKGAPSGAYDEEILWELLTLFQRLMGVGQTRLLFTSREELPVPFANTYHYVSIGALEEWDAVEMVREVLQKAGVVPAVVAGEDTEETLLNLVRSVRCHARTLALLAPDLARDGLCQTTETLHQLMRQLHEKYPNDRERSLYAGVALALNRLSPETRRLIRPLGVLQGGGHLGVIGEVLGISDQDRLTALATELAQSGLCQIHENGYLTFHFALCPFLWGEMPAMEREATLAHWLQAEAQFLAFLHQQHSKDSRFSANLTLLDLDNHLFGLEKAAQLCSVEQAIEWAGLMATLLKNLNRKSAQQRVATIQQELEKRLGDGWSHTHFDAAMAFAELLEQQGHLNEAMVAAQRLLQQSQSAGETAYETASYDLAVAYHLAGRYSSMNGNPARAMADLNEALSRFTKLGQGGSQEARHMIAAVTSDLGDCCLILGQPDQAELLHQRSADQDVIEGNLRGVAVSKMQLGMVYWQQKRYKEALQAYAEAQEEFSRLNEPNMVAVSWHKTGEVYQEMQFWQDAEDAYRKSLQIKTQQGNPWNMVGTLSKLGTLFADQDRSEEAAVLFRKALEISIQLQNKATEGGIRNNLAYTLLKLNHMKEARQEIQQAIKCKVPFGHAAALWKCYDILARIESADNQPKAAAEARRQARRLFAQYRRDGGENHDIAVDLCHKTAATIQNGAIVQSKNDIMQIAQNPNLPSYLQPLFPVLNSILDGNRDPALADTPGLDFDDAVEVELLLEQLAKPG from the coding sequence ATGACCGACGCCCTGACCAAAGCCCTTTGCCCCGAGGATAACGCCTGTGACCCGTCGGCTTCCCGGACGGAGGGGGAGCTGGTGGTGTATTTTCACGATGCCACGGTGCGAAAAGAGGCCGGAACCGACCAGGTTACGGCTCGGGTGATGATGCGGCTTGGCCGGACGGGGCCTTGCAGCGTCATTTTTGATTTTGAAGCCCCGTTGGGCCCCATCGAGGCGGAAGAGGTGACCTGGTATCTGGAGCGGTACCACCGCTGGCCGGGGGAGGCTTTCCGTTATCGGGCCAAGAAGGTGGAAGCCGCCCTGCCGGTATGGGGAAAGGCGTTGTATGAGGCGCTGTTCAATGTTCCGGAGATGGTGGCTTCGTGGCAGCAGGCGGAAGAGCGCACCTTGACCCTGCGCCTGGAGGACGACCCTTCCACGGAGGGGGCGGCGCGGCTTTTTGCCCTGCCGTGGGAACTGTTGCACGACGACAGGGGATTTCTCCTGGAAGCCACTCCCCCGGTACGGTTACGGCGGCAGTTCGCCGGGGAAAGTGGTACAACCGCATCCGCAACTCAGGGACCGTTGCGGGTGTTGCTGCTTTCGCCGCGACCTGAAGAGCCAGACATAGGCTATATCAACCATCGGGTGACGGCCAAACCCTTGGCCAAAACCCTCAAAGCCCTCGGCGACCGGGCCGAATTCACCCTGCTGCCGGAGCCGACGCTGACTGAACTGGTCGTGGCTCTCAAGAGAGCCAAAAAGTCGGGCAGGCCGTTTCATGTGGTTCACTTCGACGGGCACGGTACCTACCTAGCAGAAAAGGGGCAGGGAGCACTCTGCTTTGAAGCGGAGAGGCAGCAGAAAAAGCTGGTGAATCGCCAGGCCCGGATCGTGTCAACTGCCAAGCTGCACAACGTGCTGAAAAAGCTTGGCGTACCCTTTGTTTTTCTGGAAGCCTGCAAGAGTGGCCAGGCCGGTTTGGATGCCACGGCCTCTGTGGCGGGAGCCTTTTTGCATTTGGGGGCGGGAGCCGTGGCGGCCATGAGCCACAGCGTGCTGGTGGTCACTGCCGAAAAACTGGTGACGGAATTTTACGCCCGTCTGGCCCGGGGGGCCACTCTCAGCGAGGCCATGGTGGCCGGGCAGAGGCATCTTTTTGATGACCGTGTCCGGGGCTACTACCTGGGAGCGGGACGGCTGGAGCTGCAAGACTGGTTCGTACCGCAGCTCTATCAACAGGCGGGCGGAGACTGCGCCCTGGTGGCGGCGGGGCACGTCGCGAAAGAGGTGAAGCCGACCGCGGACGATCCCCTGCCGACGGTGCATGCACACGAATTCGTGGGCCGCAGCCGGAAGTTGCTGACCCTCGAAAGGCTGTTTCTGGTGGAGGGTTACGCCGTGCTGCTGGGCGAAGGCGGCGAGGGCAAGACGGCCCTGGCGGTGGAGGCGGCGCACTGGCTGCGACTGATCGGGCGGGTGGAGCGGGTAGCCTTTGTTTCTCTGGAGGATCACAAACACCTCGACGCGGTATTGGACCAGTTGGGCAAGCTGTTGGCGGGAGAGACCTGTCCCCCGGCGGCGTTGGATCGAGAGCAAGCGATCCGGGCCATCGAGGGGGTATTGAAGAGGCAGTCCACCTTGCTTGTCTTGGACAACATGGAGACGGTGCTGCCCCCCCGGAAGGGAGCCCCGTCGGGAGCCTACGATGAAGAGATTCTGTGGGAATTATTGACCCTTTTCCAGCGCTTGATGGGGGTTGGCCAAACCCGACTGCTCTTCACCAGCCGGGAGGAGCTGCCCGTTCCTTTCGCCAACACCTATCATTATGTCTCCATCGGAGCCCTGGAGGAGTGGGACGCGGTGGAAATGGTCAGGGAGGTGTTGCAAAAGGCCGGTGTGGTCCCCGCCGTGGTTGCCGGCGAGGACACGGAAGAGACCCTGCTCAACCTGGTCCGCTCGGTACGCTGCCACGCCCGCACCCTGGCGCTGTTGGCTCCGGACTTGGCCAGGGATGGCCTCTGTCAGACCACGGAGACGCTGCACCAACTCATGCGGCAATTGCACGAGAAGTACCCCAATGATCGGGAGCGCAGCCTTTACGCCGGGGTAGCCCTCGCCCTGAACCGCCTCTCCCCCGAAACCCGCCGCCTGATCCGCCCGTTGGGGGTGCTTCAGGGTGGCGGGCATTTGGGGGTGATTGGGGAAGTCTTGGGTATTTCCGATCAGGATCGCCTTACCGCCCTGGCTACCGAACTGGCCCAAAGCGGATTGTGTCAGATCCATGAAAACGGCTATCTCACCTTTCATTTTGCCCTCTGCCCCTTCCTCTGGGGGGAGATGCCAGCAATGGAACGGGAGGCGACGCTGGCGCACTGGCTGCAGGCAGAGGCTCAATTCCTTGCATTCCTCCATCAACAACACTCCAAAGATTCCCGTTTCTCAGCCAATCTGACCCTATTGGACCTCGATAATCATCTCTTTGGGTTGGAAAAGGCAGCTCAACTATGTTCGGTGGAGCAGGCCATAGAATGGGCGGGTTTGATGGCCACCCTGCTGAAAAACCTGAACAGGAAATCGGCCCAACAGCGGGTGGCTACCATTCAGCAAGAACTGGAAAAACGGCTGGGAGATGGCTGGTCCCACACACACTTCGATGCCGCCATGGCTTTTGCGGAATTGCTGGAGCAACAGGGTCACCTGAATGAGGCCATGGTTGCTGCCCAGAGGCTGTTGCAACAGAGTCAATCTGCTGGGGAAACGGCCTATGAGACCGCCTCCTATGACTTGGCTGTAGCCTATCACTTGGCAGGCAGGTATTCCTCAATGAACGGAAATCCAGCCAGGGCCATGGCTGATCTGAACGAGGCTCTTTCTCGCTTTACGAAGCTCGGACAGGGAGGAAGCCAAGAAGCCCGTCATATGATTGCCGCCGTAACGAGCGACCTGGGGGATTGTTGTCTCATCTTAGGCCAACCGGACCAAGCCGAACTGCTTCACCAAAGATCCGCAGATCAAGATGTTATAGAAGGCAATCTTCGAGGTGTCGCCGTTTCCAAAATGCAATTGGGCATGGTCTATTGGCAACAGAAACGGTACAAGGAGGCACTGCAAGCCTATGCCGAGGCTCAGGAAGAGTTCAGTCGTTTGAATGAACCCAACATGGTTGCAGTCAGTTGGCACAAGACGGGTGAAGTGTATCAGGAAATGCAATTCTGGCAGGATGCGGAAGATGCCTACCGGAAATCCCTGCAGATCAAAACCCAACAGGGAAACCCGTGGAACATGGTCGGTACCCTGAGCAAACTGGGCACCCTCTTCGCCGACCAAGACCGCAGCGAAGAAGCCGCTGTCCTTTTCCGCAAAGCTCTCGAAATTTCCATTCAGTTGCAAAACAAGGCCACCGAAGGAGGAATTCGCAACAACCTAGCCTACACACTACTCAAGCTGAACCACATGAAGGAGGCTAGGCAAGAGATTCAACAGGCCATCAAATGCAAAGTGCCGTTTGGCCACGCCGCCGCGTTGTGGAAATGCTACGACATCCTGGCCCGAATCGAATCAGCTGACAATCAGCCCAAAGCCGCCGCCGAGGCGCGACGTCAAGCCCGCCGCCTCTTTGCCCAATACCGCCGGGATGGAGGGGAAAATCATGACATAGCGGTAGACTTGTGCCATAAAACAGCCGCTACCATCCAAAATGGAGCCATCGTCCAGTCGAAAAATGATATTATGCAAATAGCCCAAAATCCAAATCTACCGTCATATCTACAACCCCTCTTCCCCGTCCTGAACTCCATCCTCGACGGCAACCGCGACCCCGCCCTGGCCGACACGCCAGGCCTGGACTTCGACGACGCCGTCGAAGTGGAACTCCTGCTGGAGCAACTGGCCAAGCCGGGGTGA
- a CDS encoding sodium:proton antiporter — MNPSPDPRIFNVTDPARRYTPPPASCYRGGTIRERQTIGRPLKSDILQVLASIGLAALLCQWLAWHLGLPAIVPLLLTGLLLGPGLGWLQPDALLGDLLYPLVSLSVSAILFEGSLHLRFRDIRGLETVVRSFLTAGLLTSWIGLTVASHGLFGFAWPVAGLFGAIAVVSGPTVVGPMLRAIRPSRKIAGILRWESILLPPMGAILALLVFEFIVSSGHGKNPLETTLATFGSMLFVGIGLGITCGLGFAAVLRRHALPSFLHNIGALSLVFALFALANALQAESGLLAVTLMGLTLANSNGAELAMDAIKIFKASISVLLISTLFIVLAARIRFPEIIALGPPALGLLLTIQFITNPLRAWIATYGHGFSAKEILLLGWIGPRGIVAAAVATLIAFRLEQEGYPEARTFIPLMFMLILGTVFFQGLTAAPLARRLRLTESSGEGFLILGSNEVARAVAVALKQCGARILIADTNWHSLRRARYEGLEIFYGNPLSQFAEHHLDLSGIGNFLGLASAEERNLLTAHHLRDEFGPDHLFILRNHGDHDAERHKLGFARFPVAHTLFGSRVSHANLAGLLARGGRLQQSLVTTPDGLPPPKALPLFALDLNNTIHLYTTTRQPQPAPGWTLVCLHNPAEIALPRPSR; from the coding sequence ATGAACCCCTCCCCGGACCCCCGTATTTTCAACGTCACCGACCCTGCGCGACGCTATACCCCACCCCCCGCTTCGTGTTATCGTGGCGGCACTATCCGCGAACGACAAACCATCGGGCGTCCCTTGAAAAGCGATATCCTGCAAGTCCTGGCCAGCATCGGGCTGGCGGCGCTGCTGTGCCAATGGCTGGCCTGGCATCTGGGGCTGCCCGCCATCGTGCCGCTGCTGCTGACCGGACTCCTGCTGGGGCCCGGCCTCGGCTGGCTGCAGCCCGACGCCCTGCTCGGCGACCTCCTCTACCCCCTGGTCTCCCTCTCGGTCTCCGCCATCCTCTTCGAAGGCTCGCTGCATCTGCGCTTTCGCGATATCCGCGGTCTGGAAACCGTGGTGCGCTCCTTCCTCACCGCCGGGTTGCTCACCTCCTGGATCGGGCTGACCGTGGCTTCCCACGGACTGTTCGGCTTCGCCTGGCCGGTGGCCGGCCTCTTCGGGGCCATCGCCGTGGTCTCCGGTCCCACGGTGGTGGGGCCCATGCTGCGCGCCATCCGACCCAGTCGCAAAATCGCCGGCATCCTGCGCTGGGAAAGCATCCTGCTGCCCCCCATGGGCGCGATTCTGGCCCTGCTGGTCTTCGAGTTCATCGTCTCCTCCGGCCACGGCAAAAACCCACTCGAAACCACCTTGGCCACCTTCGGCTCCATGCTCTTCGTCGGCATCGGCCTGGGAATCACCTGCGGGCTGGGCTTCGCCGCCGTGCTGCGACGCCATGCCCTGCCCTCCTTTCTGCACAATATCGGCGCCCTCTCCCTGGTCTTCGCCCTCTTCGCCCTGGCCAACGCCCTGCAAGCCGAATCGGGTCTGCTGGCCGTCACCCTCATGGGACTCACCCTGGCCAACAGCAACGGCGCGGAACTGGCCATGGACGCCATCAAAATCTTCAAGGCCAGCATCAGCGTCCTGCTCATCTCCACCCTCTTCATCGTGCTGGCGGCACGCATCCGCTTTCCGGAAATCATCGCCCTCGGCCCCCCCGCCCTCGGCCTGCTGCTGACCATCCAGTTCATCACCAACCCCCTGCGGGCCTGGATCGCCACTTACGGACACGGCTTCTCCGCCAAAGAGATCCTGCTGCTGGGCTGGATCGGCCCTCGCGGCATCGTCGCCGCCGCAGTGGCCACCCTCATCGCCTTCCGCCTCGAACAGGAGGGCTATCCCGAAGCCCGCACCTTCATTCCCTTGATGTTCATGCTGATCCTCGGCACCGTCTTCTTCCAGGGACTCACCGCCGCGCCGCTGGCCCGTCGCCTGCGCCTGACCGAATCGAGCGGCGAAGGTTTCCTCATCCTCGGCTCCAACGAGGTGGCCCGCGCCGTCGCCGTGGCCCTGAAACAGTGCGGCGCCCGCATCCTCATCGCCGATACCAACTGGCACTCCCTGCGCCGCGCCCGTTACGAAGGGCTGGAGATCTTCTACGGCAACCCCCTCTCCCAGTTCGCCGAACACCACCTCGACCTCTCCGGCATCGGCAACTTCCTGGGACTGGCCTCCGCCGAGGAGCGCAACCTGCTCACCGCCCACCACCTGCGCGACGAGTTCGGCCCCGATCACCTCTTCATTCTGCGCAACCACGGCGATCACGATGCGGAGCGGCACAAACTCGGCTTCGCCCGCTTTCCCGTGGCCCACACCCTCTTCGGATCACGGGTGAGCCACGCCAATCTGGCCGGACTGCTGGCCCGGGGCGGACGCCTGCAACAATCCCTCGTCACCACCCCCGACGGCCTGCCGCCCCCCAAGGCCCTGCCCCTCTTCGCCCTCGATCTCAACAACACCATCCACCTTTACACCACCACCCGGCAGCCCCAACCCGCCCCCGGCTGGACCCTGGTCTGCCTGCACAATCCGGCGGAAATCGCCCTCCCGAGGCCTTCCCGATGA
- a CDS encoding DUF1640 domain-containing protein, whose translation MNTITFDTLKFTRTLRNAGIAESQAEAIAQALREAQGEAELATKADLRELEYRLIIKLGGMIAAAVAVTAALVKLL comes from the coding sequence ATGAACACTATCACCTTTGATACGCTGAAATTCACTCGCACCCTACGCAACGCCGGTATTGCGGAATCCCAGGCCGAGGCGATCGCGCAAGCTTTACGGGAAGCCCAGGGAGAGGCGGAACTGGCCACCAAGGCGGATTTGCGGGAGCTGGAATATCGTTTGATCATCAAACTGGGTGGCATGATCGCCGCCGCCGTGGCCGTCACCGCCGCACTCGTCAAGTTGCTGTAA